A single genomic interval of Zingiber officinale cultivar Zhangliang chromosome 4A, Zo_v1.1, whole genome shotgun sequence harbors:
- the LOC121973047 gene encoding galactinol synthase 1-like: protein MAPQIVSTVVSGKGKKDEPVARAYVTFLAGDGDYVKGVVGLAKGLRKVGSAYPLVVAMLPDVPESHRRLLAAQGCVLREIEPVYPPENQTQFAMAYYVINYSKLRIWEFLEYEKIMYLDADIQVYDNVDHLFDLPNGGFYAVMDCFCEKTWCHTPQYRIGYCQQCPDRVAWPAAELSPPPSLYFNAGMFVHEPSLATAESLIATVKITAPTPFAEQDFLNMFFKDVYKPIPLVYNLVMAMLWRHPENVELEKVKVVHYCAAGSKPWRYTGKEANMDREDIKMLVSKWWEVYNDESLDYKVPAIAAAPEEATEAEEVKQPLMSAALSKAGEVKVIKAPSAA, encoded by the exons ATGGCGCCGCAGATAGTTTCCACGGTGGTCTCCGGAAAGGGAAAGAAGGATGAGCCGGTGGCGAGGGCGTACGTGACGTTCCTTGCAGGCGACGGCGACTACGTGAAGGGAGTGGTCGGGCTGGCGAAGGGACTGAGGAAGGTGGGGTCCGCTTACCCTCTTGTGGTGGCGATGCTTCCCGATGTGCCTGAGAGCCACCGCCGTCTCCTCGCCGCCCAGGGCTGCGTCCTGCGTGAGATCGAGCCGGTGTACCCGCCGGAGAACCAGACGCAGTTCGCCATGGCCTACTACGTCATCAACTACTCCAAGCTTCGAATTTGGGAG ttCTTGGAGTACGAGAAGATTATGTACCTCGACGCCGATATCCAAGTATACGACAACGTCGACCACCTGTTCGACCTGCCGAACGGCGGCTTCTACGCCGTCATGGACTGCTTCTGCGAGAAGACGTGGTGCCACACGCCGCAGTACCGGATTGGCTACTGCCAACAGTGTCCGGACAGAGTAGCGTGGCCGGCGGCCGAGCTCAGCCCGCCTCCTTCGCTCTACTTCAACGCCGGCATGTTCGTGCACGAGCCCAGCCTTGCCACCGCCGAGTCCCTCATCGCCACCGTCAAGATCACCGCTCCCACCCCCTTCGCCGAGCAG GATTTCTTGAACATGTTCTTCAAGGACGTCTACAAGCCGATTCCTTTGGTCTACAACCTGGTCATGGCGATGCTGTGGAGGCACCCGGAGAACGTCGAGCTCGAGAAGGTGAAGGTGGTGCACTACTGCGCCGCG GGGTCGAAGCCATGGAGGTACACGGGGAAGGAGGCGAACATGGACAGAGAAGACATAAAGATGCTGGTATCCAAGTGGTGGGAGGTGTACAACGACGAGAGCCTCGACTACAAAGTTCCAGCCATCGCCGCCGCGCCGGAGGAGGCTACGGAGGCGGAGGAGGTGAAGCAGCCGCTGATGTCGGCGGCGCTCTCGAAGGCCGGAGAGGTCAAGGTCATCAAGGCGCCGTCGGCGGCATGA